The nucleotide window cacaaagacAGTCATAAGTCAcacggttatatttgtagcaatagccaaaaatacactgtatgggtcaaaatgttccatgaagatattttataagttttctactgtaaatatataaaaacttaatttttgattagtaatatgcattgctaagaacttcatttggccaactttaaaggtgattttctcaatatttagattttttttcaccctcagattccagatttttaaatagttgtatcttggccaaatattgtcctgttctaaccaaaaaaaataaatcacttgactcttatgactgtttttgtggtccagggtcacgtttattaattattcatatatatgtaaatgtataaatatattcttGGAGTATTACctaattttaataatcactgaaaaatactaatattaattgTTTGCACtttagttaaaatatatattgttaataaaaatgtgttttgtagaaatatattattattattattttttttaatagttaattgTAGTTGTGTGTAAAATAACCATGTATTTtgaatattcatttattatatttattatgaatattaatatgtgtgtatgtatgtgtctCAGCTCACTCTCAGCCTGTCAGCAGTGTGTCGTGTTCTCCTGTGGACGAGTCTCTCTTCCTGTCATGTGCTCAGGTCAGtgtcatcacacacacatacacacacttgtatATGCACGTGTGTTTGAGTTTGTAACCATCTCACACTCTGCAGGACGGACGGCTGCTGCTGTGGGACCGACGAAAACCCAAACCTGCCTCTCGCCTaggtacaaacacacaaactcaACCGTAATCATTAACTTTAAGCTTTCAGTCTAACTTCCTGTCAATCTCATTTAGACGTAGTCTCTCCCAGTTGCAGTCCCACAGCCGTCGTCTGGCACCCTCATCAGAGCAGCACCATCGCATACGGTACGTCCtcatatcccacaatgcactgctCTGTCCCATGATGCTCTGCTGATGTTGACATGTGTTTGGTGTCAGGTGACGAACTGGGTCGAGTGACTGTGAGGGATCTGCAGACGTCAGATGGTGTGCGGACGATAAACGCTCACAGCCGTCAGGTCTCCAGACTGACGTTTTCCTCTGACAGGTACGGAAGAAAAAACTGCAGGGCCTTTAAATGTTTAAGTGTAAAGTACGGCATATTGTAAAGTACGCCGTGTGCTGGATAATGACTGGTGGTTATTATGGGCTGTCACCTGCAGTTCACCCCTGCTGGCCTCTATCAGTGATGACTGCTCCGTTGCCGTGGTTACTGCAGAACTCAGAGAAATGTGAGTATTGACACAGGCCTCTCTCCTCATTGACTGTCTGGCATCGTCCAATGAGAGGACGGGAAATCCACACACCCCAAAGTACATGAAACTGACAATCATCAAATAGATTTTGTggcttaaatattttattacatatagtggatttaactttaaacaattaaatactaaaaacacaCATGTAATACAATGATTGAATGTGTAAAAAGTTTAATtagaaataatacatatttttatttatataattataatatttgaaaattatatCAAATGAATCATACTGAAagaatgtaatattaaaaaataaagaatttaaaaaatatattaaaaacaaaaatggctaaaaaaaagtgtgtgtgtgtatatatatatatatatatatatatataaataaataaataaataaataattccatATTATGTAACTAATTGTATGTTAtatcatttgaataaatatttctggtatttaataattatattaaattgaatGTTGTATAAAATGATGGTCCGTATTTAGTTTCAGGGACCGGCGGCACCAGGATTTCGTGCGTGGCGTGTGTTGGGTCCCGGGCGGGTCGGGCGTGTTGACCACCGTGGGCTGGGACCATCAGGTGCTGCACCACAGCGTGGGCCAAACGTCTGCACCCTAGAGCATCATGGGAAACCACATCAACCTCCAATTCATCCCCATTTCTGTTGTTCCGTCACCATCAAATTATGTTTCATGAGTTTGACGCATAATCATAGTAAGATCCAAATTCAAGTGCATTTTAGTAACAGAAATGGGCATGAATGCTGTTTTCTTCTCATATTTGGCCaaacaaacatatttcacatttcacTGTTTAATAAAGTTTCTgtcatgtgtatatttatgctcttgcatatttttattatttcagggGTAACAAAGGgtaaaatatccaaaataatttataaacagtTGTACAAATACGTTTGCAGATTACTAAAGCACAATTATTGACCTATTGTGATTGTCTCTGACATATATCACACAATTAAAACGGTGGAGATGTGTGAGATTCCAAGAAAAACATCTCATGTTTGTAGCAGATGCTAGCTTATTTCTTCAAAAGGCACTTTTAAAGATGATCTTCATCAAAAAACGTTCTTCTTTGATTCTTgcttaagataaaaaaaaaaaaaactatgaaaagCAGCAAAAGATAAaagatttttcttcatttcGAAGAACCATCGGCTTTGAAACCATATATAACAGCATCTTGATCAAATTTTAAGacttattttatactttttttttttttttttttttttttcaataagttcataaaaatacattatgtttTGACCTGGAAAAAAAGTCCAGCACCATTCGAAAGCAGCTCTCATACAGAGAGCTATAGATTAAT belongs to Labeo rohita strain BAU-BD-2019 unplaced genomic scaffold, IGBB_LRoh.1.0 scaffold_96, whole genome shotgun sequence and includes:
- the wdr77 gene encoding methylosome protein 50, yielding MIKENCWNIPVNAPACMERHLDAVDYRADGTLLLAASSLSGRCWQGSVWVYSDPKLAPSEGFCKAGVQTEAGVTDAQWISERALLLASDAGSVELWELAEDERLLLNRFTRHEHDDVVTAVSVSANKRHAVSCSVDCRIKVWDLNQETVISSYNAHSQPVSSVSCSPVDESLFLSCAQDGRLLLWDRRKPKPASRLDVVSPSCSPTAVVWHPHQSSTIAYGDELGRVTVRDLQTSDGVRTINAHSRQVSRLTFSSDSSPLLASISDDCSVAVVTAELREIFRDRRHQDFVRGVCWVPGGSGVLTTVGWDHQVLHHSVGQTSAP